From Scylla paramamosain isolate STU-SP2022 chromosome 18, ASM3559412v1, whole genome shotgun sequence, one genomic window encodes:
- the LOC135109049 gene encoding uncharacterized protein LOC135109049 isoform X2 — MLENLKAEHKRINALITKVELLQESVSLNVGTTPAPATSLPALRVPDATNVPVPAQEDFLIVRNNMISRRRIVPITTCQNCFQIHSDTGDDEDTEEEGVENILSDILSTNTGAEMPHITPKYLLAHSNLGDITETISKNFENLNLKKFEHLIKEKRMATTKEKYKKMDSRDLLDLLMMSPFCKNINYVKDEVQENNNCTETEYGNTSKGTVFLVLSKALNSLVPQSVWGSQENYNRMEFFMWQLLDMGVHDTISIGVLLDGMQLKDVRML, encoded by the exons ATGTTGGAGAACCTGAAGGCAGAGCATAAAAGGATCAACGCCTTGATTACCAAGGTGGAATTGCTGCAAGAGAGTGTCTCGCTTAATGTGGGAACGACACCAGCACCTGCCACCTCTCTGCCTGCCCTGAGAGTTCCTGATGCTACTAATGTTCCTGTTCCCGCACAGGAGGATTTTTTAATCGTCAGGAACAACATGATCTCCAGGAGGAGGATCGTACCAATCACTACATGTCAAAACTGCTTCCAGATCCATTCAGATACAGGAGATGATGAGGACACTGAAGAAG agGGAGTGGAAAACATTCTCAGTGACATCTTGTCAACAAACACTGGAGCTGAGATGCCTCACATCACACCAAAGTATCTCCTTGCCCACTCTAACCTTGGAGACATCACCGAAACAATTtcaaaaaattttgaaaatttgAATTTGAAAAAATTTGAACATCtcattaaagagaaaagaatggcaaccacaaaagaaaagtataagaaGATGGACTCCAGAGACCTGTTGGACTTACTGATGATGTCACCATTCTGCAAGAACATTAATTATGTGAAAGACGAAGTACAG GAAAACAACAATTGCACAGAGACTGAATATGGAAACACATCTAAGGGAACTGTTTTCCTTGTCCTGAGTAAAGCACTAAACTCATTAGTTCCCCAGTCTGTGTGGGGCAGCCAAGAGAACTACAACAGAATGGAGTTCTTCATGTGGCAGCTCCTGGACATGGGAGTGCATGACACCATTAGTATTGGTGTACTGCTTGATGGGATGCAGCTGAAGGATGTGCG GATGTTGTGA
- the LOC135109049 gene encoding uncharacterized protein LOC135109049 isoform X3 translates to MALSGPSGRHKRVMSHENNGQVPYKRPRLTTDVGYESQTTLCFRPHSIISTSGKFPGKHILSSVHGEGVENILSDILSTNTGAEMPHITPKYLLAHSNLGDITETISKNFENLNLKKFEHLIKEKRMATTKEKYKKMDSRDLLDLLMMSPFCKNINYVKDEVQENNNCTETEYGNTSKGTVFLVLSKALNSLVPQSVWGSQENYNRMEFFMWQLLDMGVHDTISIGVLLDGMQLKDVRSPKEPSNYYLC, encoded by the exons ATGGCTCTGTCAGGACCTTCTGGGAGACACAAAAGG GTGATGTCCCATGAGAATAATGGTCAAGTACCATATAAAAGACCAAGGTTAACTACAGATGTTGGATATGAGAGCCAGACAACATTGTGCTTCAGACCTCACAGCATTATCAGCACCTCGGGCAAGTTCCCAGGGAAACACATCCTCAGTAGTGTTCATGgag agGGAGTGGAAAACATTCTCAGTGACATCTTGTCAACAAACACTGGAGCTGAGATGCCTCACATCACACCAAAGTATCTCCTTGCCCACTCTAACCTTGGAGACATCACCGAAACAATTtcaaaaaattttgaaaatttgAATTTGAAAAAATTTGAACATCtcattaaagagaaaagaatggcaaccacaaaagaaaagtataagaaGATGGACTCCAGAGACCTGTTGGACTTACTGATGATGTCACCATTCTGCAAGAACATTAATTATGTGAAAGACGAAGTACAG GAAAACAACAATTGCACAGAGACTGAATATGGAAACACATCTAAGGGAACTGTTTTCCTTGTCCTGAGTAAAGCACTAAACTCATTAGTTCCCCAGTCTGTGTGGGGCAGCCAAGAGAACTACAACAGAATGGAGTTCTTCATGTGGCAGCTCCTGGACATGGGAGTGCATGACACCATTAGTATTGGTGTACTGCTTGATGGGATGCAGCTGAAGGATGTGCG GTCCCCAAAAGAGCCAAGCAATTATTATTTGTGCTGA
- the LOC135109049 gene encoding uncharacterized protein LOC135109049 isoform X1, with amino-acid sequence MLENLKAEHKRINALITKVELLQESVSLNVGTTPAPATSLPALRVPDATNVPVPAQEDFLIVRNNMISRRRIVPITTCQNCFQIHSDTGDDEDTEEEGVENILSDILSTNTGAEMPHITPKYLLAHSNLGDITETISKNFENLNLKKFEHLIKEKRMATTKEKYKKMDSRDLLDLLMMSPFCKNINYVKDEVQENNNCTETEYGNTSKGTVFLVLSKALNSLVPQSVWGSQENYNRMEFFMWQLLDMGVHDTISIGVLLDGMQLKDVRSPKEPSNYYLC; translated from the exons ATGTTGGAGAACCTGAAGGCAGAGCATAAAAGGATCAACGCCTTGATTACCAAGGTGGAATTGCTGCAAGAGAGTGTCTCGCTTAATGTGGGAACGACACCAGCACCTGCCACCTCTCTGCCTGCCCTGAGAGTTCCTGATGCTACTAATGTTCCTGTTCCCGCACAGGAGGATTTTTTAATCGTCAGGAACAACATGATCTCCAGGAGGAGGATCGTACCAATCACTACATGTCAAAACTGCTTCCAGATCCATTCAGATACAGGAGATGATGAGGACACTGAAGAAG agGGAGTGGAAAACATTCTCAGTGACATCTTGTCAACAAACACTGGAGCTGAGATGCCTCACATCACACCAAAGTATCTCCTTGCCCACTCTAACCTTGGAGACATCACCGAAACAATTtcaaaaaattttgaaaatttgAATTTGAAAAAATTTGAACATCtcattaaagagaaaagaatggcaaccacaaaagaaaagtataagaaGATGGACTCCAGAGACCTGTTGGACTTACTGATGATGTCACCATTCTGCAAGAACATTAATTATGTGAAAGACGAAGTACAG GAAAACAACAATTGCACAGAGACTGAATATGGAAACACATCTAAGGGAACTGTTTTCCTTGTCCTGAGTAAAGCACTAAACTCATTAGTTCCCCAGTCTGTGTGGGGCAGCCAAGAGAACTACAACAGAATGGAGTTCTTCATGTGGCAGCTCCTGGACATGGGAGTGCATGACACCATTAGTATTGGTGTACTGCTTGATGGGATGCAGCTGAAGGATGTGCG GTCCCCAAAAGAGCCAAGCAATTATTATTTGTGCTGA